A genome region from Geodermatophilus bullaregiensis includes the following:
- a CDS encoding NlpC/P60 family protein, whose product MRSRSRPAAPGRAAALVLAGAAALLVAVPLAGPAAAAPSDQPGGTSGVLDSEALDRLQQRAAEVQADLQRRQTEVAAARQALTDAEAEVEAARTAVDDAEAELARYRTVVAQYAAAAYRDGGSLTPLTVLLAGGDPGDVVSALGYLEAVDAHTAQVVGEAERQRQAALAERESADGALAQARGRADELAAEVADLEASAAAVTAELDAALAEVDRQLARLQREQADVNVQTAANWRAHLGRLAAAGVQSPPAAALLDPVAGLPVGLAPVGAAAGGVQPGTAQLPQQPTSLLVLPAETVAAVTAAMDALGRPYAPGTAGPDSWDCGSLVSSVYGAAGIDLPDDQAGLYAVTTPVDLADVLPGDLVFPGTPEAGLGHVGIALDRQTMLAADGRAGAVVVRRLPADEVLHVGRPSLGPRPEEPAPGPTGGALPVECGNPVYPPSSSGGRSWGGYPNGLIPPSALCPLGVSGHALRCDAAAAWRAMSAAFADVFGEPVCITDSYRTYAGQVRLYGEKPALAAVPGTSNHGWGLAVDLCGGIETFGTPQYAWMVANAGRFGWLHPTWADPGNGREEPWHWEYAGG is encoded by the coding sequence ATGCGCTCCCGCTCCCGGCCGGCCGCTCCCGGGCGGGCGGCGGCGCTGGTGCTCGCGGGCGCGGCGGCCCTGCTGGTGGCCGTCCCCCTGGCCGGCCCGGCGGCGGCGGCGCCCAGCGACCAGCCCGGCGGCACGAGCGGAGTGCTCGACAGCGAGGCGCTCGACCGGCTGCAGCAGCGCGCCGCGGAGGTCCAGGCCGACCTCCAGCGGCGCCAGACCGAGGTGGCCGCGGCCCGGCAGGCGCTGACCGACGCCGAGGCCGAGGTCGAGGCCGCGCGGACCGCGGTGGACGACGCCGAGGCGGAGCTGGCCCGCTACCGGACGGTGGTCGCGCAGTACGCCGCGGCGGCCTACCGCGACGGCGGCTCCCTGACGCCGCTCACCGTCCTGCTCGCCGGCGGGGACCCCGGTGACGTCGTGTCCGCGCTCGGCTACCTCGAGGCGGTCGACGCGCACACCGCCCAGGTCGTGGGCGAGGCCGAGCGGCAGCGGCAGGCGGCGCTGGCCGAGCGGGAGTCCGCTGACGGGGCGCTGGCGCAGGCGCGGGGCCGGGCCGACGAGCTGGCCGCGGAGGTGGCCGACCTGGAGGCGAGCGCGGCCGCGGTCACCGCCGAGCTCGACGCCGCGCTGGCCGAGGTCGACCGGCAGCTGGCCCGGCTGCAGCGGGAGCAGGCCGACGTCAACGTGCAGACGGCGGCCAACTGGCGGGCGCACCTCGGCCGGCTGGCCGCGGCCGGCGTGCAGTCGCCGCCGGCGGCGGCCCTCCTCGACCCGGTGGCCGGCCTGCCGGTCGGGCTGGCGCCGGTCGGCGCGGCCGCCGGGGGCGTCCAGCCGGGTACCGCGCAGCTGCCGCAGCAGCCGACGTCGCTGCTGGTGCTGCCCGCGGAGACGGTCGCGGCGGTCACCGCAGCGATGGACGCCCTGGGCAGGCCGTACGCCCCAGGGACGGCCGGTCCGGACTCCTGGGACTGCGGCTCGCTGGTCTCCTCGGTCTACGGTGCCGCCGGCATCGACCTGCCCGACGACCAGGCGGGGCTCTACGCGGTCACCACGCCGGTCGACCTCGCCGACGTCCTGCCCGGGGACCTGGTGTTCCCCGGCACGCCGGAGGCCGGTCTCGGCCACGTCGGCATCGCCCTGGACCGGCAGACGATGCTGGCCGCCGACGGCCGGGCCGGGGCGGTCGTCGTCCGGCGGCTGCCCGCAGACGAGGTGCTGCACGTCGGCCGGCCGAGCCTCGGGCCGCGGCCGGAGGAGCCGGCGCCCGGGCCGACCGGGGGCGCGCTGCCGGTCGAGTGCGGCAACCCCGTGTACCCGCCGAGCTCCTCCGGCGGCCGATCCTGGGGCGGCTACCCCAACGGGCTGATCCCGCCGAGCGCGCTGTGCCCGCTGGGCGTGTCCGGCCACGCGCTGCGCTGCGACGCGGCGGCGGCCTGGCGGGCGATGAGCGCGGCGTTCGCCGACGTCTTCGGCGAGCCGGTCTGCATCACCGACTCCTACCGCACCTACGCCGGCCAGGTGCGCCTCTACGGCGAGAAGCCGGCGCTCGCGGCGGTCCCCGGCACCAGCAACCACGGCTGGGGCCTGGCGGTGGACCTGTGCGGCGGCATCGAGACCTTCGGCACCCCGCAGTACGCGTGGATGGTCGCCAACGCCGGCCGCTTCGGCTGGCTGCACCCGACGTGGGCCGACCCGGGCAACGGCCGCGAGGAGCCCTGGCACTGGGAGTACGCGGGCGGCTGA